A single Callithrix jacchus isolate 240 chromosome 4, calJac240_pri, whole genome shotgun sequence DNA region contains:
- the LOC118153088 gene encoding serine/threonine-protein kinase MARK1-like — translation MTEEEARGKFQQMLSAVRYLHRRSIAHRDLKPDNMLLDVKGNIKIADFGSATSYHEGQRLTIAHGTLAYMAPELFGAQGYECPAMDIWSLGVTLFQMVSNNLPFSAVSRTQLKRLILSGQYASPQYFSEGLKRLIKNLLTPDPNEWPTANKVMGESWVNNGLHRKSDPQHAPTASLTIERNCEDLENLARQALQCDRVASSIVSAIGSGGALETLAEEAPQRDLVSAASTKCSTGSENLETLAQPALPHNLTAASTQITTQSTVAPQPVHEGSVLQAGQPEAVLARPTRGWSCRRAARRCIAIIRRCCCCLCPPKKQSNRAHPSEKIGEDEGPEVQEH, via the exons ATGACAGAGGAGGAGGCCCGAGGCAAGTTCCAACAAATGCTGTCCGCCGTGAGGTACCTCCACCGCCGCAGCATCGCTCACAGAGACCTGAAACCGGACAACATGCTGTTAGATGTTAAGGGAAACATCAAAATTGCTGATTTTGGATCAGCCACGAGTTACCATGAGGGGCAGAGGCTGACAATAGCTCATGGGACCCTGGCCTACATGGCCCCAGAACTCTTCGGGGCCCAGGGCTATGAATGCCCCGCCATGGACATATGGAGCCTAGGTGTCACGCTGTTCCAGATGGTGTCCAACAACCTGCCCTTCTCCGCAGTGAGTCGTACGCAACTGAAACGCCTAATTCTATCTGGCCAGTATGCTAGCCCGCAGTACTTTTCTGAAGGCCTTAAAAGACTAATTAAAAACCTTTTAACGCCTGATCCCAATGAGTGGCCAACAGCAAACAAAGTCATGGGGGAATCATGGGTGAACAACGGCCTTCACAGGAAGTCAGACCCCCAGCATGCCCCCACGGCCTCCCTGACCATCGAGCGCAATTGTGAAGATTTAGAAAACTTGGCACGGCAAGCCCTCCAGTGTGACCGTGTGGCCTCCTCCATTGTAAGCGCCATAGGCAGTGGTGGTGCTTTAGAAACCTTGGCAGAGGAAGCCCCGCAGCGTGACCTCgtgtctgcagcctccaccaaGTGCTCCACTGGCAGTGAAAATTTAGAAACTCTGGCTCAACCAGCCCTCCCGCATAACCTCACGGCCGCCTCCACCCAGATCACCACCCAGAGCACCGTGGCTCCACAACCAGTACACGAAGGCAGCGTCCTCCAAGCTGGGCAGCCCGAGGCTGTGTTGGCCCGGCCAACAAGAGGCTGGAGCTGCCGCAGGGCTGCCCGAAGGTGCATTGCCATAATAAGGAGATGCTGCTGCTGCCTGTGCCCACCCAAGAAGCAGAGTAACAGGGCCCACCCAAGTGAAAAA ATTGGAGAGGACGAAGGCCCTGAGGTCCAGGAACATTGA